A region from the Muribaculum gordoncarteri genome encodes:
- a CDS encoding FKBP-type peptidyl-prolyl cis-trans isomerase — MEKIEPGKYVEMVYDLYVVEPDGEKLVHQVDAEAPEKIIFGVTRGVIVPLEKAIEGLTTGDAFDVKVSAAEGFGAHDPEQVAHLEKELFEVDGKFDSELVKVGATVPMMTADGYRIDGKVIEITDKEVVMDFNHPLAGKDTRFVGKIGVVREATPEELQPAHGCGGCGCGDHSCGDGCGDGCGDHGCGDGCCK; from the coding sequence ATGGAAAAGATTGAACCCGGCAAATATGTCGAGATGGTATATGACCTCTATGTTGTGGAGCCCGATGGCGAGAAGCTTGTTCATCAGGTTGATGCCGAAGCTCCCGAGAAGATAATATTCGGCGTTACTCGCGGCGTCATTGTTCCGCTTGAAAAGGCCATCGAAGGCTTGACAACAGGCGACGCATTTGATGTCAAGGTGTCGGCAGCCGAAGGCTTCGGAGCTCATGACCCCGAGCAGGTGGCTCACCTTGAGAAGGAGCTGTTTGAGGTCGACGGAAAGTTTGACTCCGAACTTGTAAAGGTAGGCGCCACAGTACCTATGATGACAGCCGACGGATATCGCATCGACGGCAAGGTGATTGAAATCACCGACAAGGAGGTGGTAATGGACTTCAATCATCCTCTTGCAGGCAAGGACACCCGCTTTGTGGGCAAGATCGGCGTAGTACGCGAAGCAACTCCCGAGGAGCTGCAGCCGGCTCACGGTTGTGGTGGATGCGGATGCGGCGACCACAGTTGTGGTGACGGATGCGGTGATGGTTGCGGCGACCACGGTTGTGGCGACGGATGCTGCAAGTAA
- the pnuC gene encoding nicotinamide riboside transporter PnuC codes for MDYLEIVGTAIGVAYLYLEYKASIWLWIAGIIMPAVYLVVYYRAGLYADFGINVYYLLASFYGLACWLKSSPATDKDKEPELPVRRTPVHLYPRLAVVFLVLFVAIAMILIEFTDSNVPWADSFTTALSIVAMWMLAKKYAEQWLVWILIDIVSSGLYVYKSLYFTAALYAVYAVIAIFGYRKWLQLAKTNQCCQSMTSSPKP; via the coding sequence ATGGATTATCTTGAGATAGTAGGCACAGCAATAGGCGTTGCCTACCTATATCTGGAATATAAAGCAAGTATATGGCTATGGATAGCCGGCATAATCATGCCGGCTGTCTATCTTGTTGTCTACTACCGAGCCGGCCTTTACGCCGACTTCGGCATAAACGTGTACTATCTTTTAGCTTCGTTCTACGGACTGGCGTGCTGGCTTAAAAGCTCTCCCGCCACCGATAAGGACAAGGAGCCGGAACTTCCCGTAAGGCGCACCCCGGTTCATCTCTATCCGAGGCTGGCGGTTGTATTCTTGGTGCTCTTTGTGGCTATAGCCATGATTCTGATAGAATTTACCGACAGCAATGTGCCCTGGGCCGACAGTTTCACCACTGCGCTGAGCATCGTCGCTATGTGGATGCTTGCCAAGAAGTATGCCGAGCAGTGGCTCGTGTGGATATTGATCGACATAGTGAGCAGCGGCCTATACGTGTATAAAAGCCTCTATTTCACAGCCGCACTGTATGCGGTATATGCTGTCATCGCAATATTCGGTTATAGAAAATGGTTACAACTTGCAAAAACGAATCAATGCTGTCAGTCAATGACTTCAAGCCCGAAGCCGTAA
- a CDS encoding thiamine diphosphokinase, whose translation MLSVNDFKPEAVIVGAGEFPSHPIPLKWLEGCQRVVCCDGAADRYLETGMPIWRIVGDCDSLSPENSLRYAPIIRRFADQETNDQTKAALYLHGKGYNHIAIIAATGMREDHTLGNISLLIDYMRQGIDARIYTDYGVFIPVSGNASFRCPAGTRVSIFSFGATKFRAEGLRYPLHDFTSWWQGTLNDTVNDDFSIEADGDYLVFINYEK comes from the coding sequence ATGCTGTCAGTCAATGACTTCAAGCCCGAAGCCGTAATTGTAGGAGCCGGTGAGTTCCCGAGCCATCCCATACCTCTTAAATGGCTTGAGGGATGCCAACGGGTCGTGTGCTGCGACGGAGCGGCCGACCGCTATCTGGAAACCGGCATGCCTATATGGCGCATCGTAGGCGACTGCGACTCTTTGTCGCCCGAAAACAGCCTGCGCTATGCCCCGATTATAAGACGGTTTGCCGACCAGGAAACCAACGACCAGACCAAGGCCGCCCTATATCTGCACGGAAAAGGCTACAACCACATTGCCATCATAGCCGCCACAGGCATGAGGGAGGATCACACACTCGGCAACATCAGCCTGCTCATCGACTACATGAGGCAGGGCATCGACGCGCGCATCTATACCGACTATGGCGTATTCATCCCCGTGTCCGGGAACGCCTCATTCCGGTGTCCCGCAGGCACGCGAGTGTCAATATTCAGCTTTGGAGCTACAAAGTTCCGCGCCGAAGGATTACGCTATCCCCTCCACGACTTTACAAGCTGGTGGCAGGGCACACTCAACGACACAGTCAACGACGACTTCTCAATAGAAGCCGACGGCGACTATCTCGTATTCATAAACTACGAAAAATAA
- a CDS encoding toll/interleukin-1 receptor domain-containing protein → MSDVFISYSRKDSEIVDRIEQELDKYGITSFIDRSAIDLGDDFAEVIAKALFECQIVLFVWSENSNQSENTANEIALAIDFEKTIVSFKIGTFKSDYKLAYRLVRFNRIDAVPFNEDKIVELGKKLSQQLGKKLKERPEARNVDKVRESDNAKPSIDKSLPKNADESKYESSYKFGKSALLEFDLPSAFSDLLEPALNDYKDSRELVAGIVDYRSRIWSIPDAEFDCVEKQADNGNSYAAFIMSCYYKNKHVDNEKSYRYAKESSEKNDSFGIYSLCKCYAIGIGVEKDLPTYLSLLKRSIKAGNNRAILYLAKETLFGWSARPNPLKGIELLKKAVEANIPEAYSVMGQMYWEGNDIPQDMDKAVECYNKAISLGYMEAYADMSNLYMYEPNTFKTKDPQKGIEWLMKGAEYEEPSCLSAIALCYYFGTGVAQNYSNALKWFRKAAGAGDGFSCYFIGVMYYNGEGVDEDDKLAWDWFKRGAAMFQSNCFYMLGVMCRDSNSPEGKNEACIKYFEEAANLGGVGRKESLLGLYEIFRTKELEDYIILKDCSNFQEYSWAQKDDKRAMKYLKRAAENEDAVAMLKYGVILTDIELPFSDEIAGRKYLEKALNAGKIEAAIRLGYLYANGVGVPIKLEKAKEYYKQAIDGGAGPVADLEYGKFIKSQYNVDDDDDEKILEEANVYLKRAAEAGLKEAYEPYYSSLMLMNLSGDLSTSPNQIEAFKYLNKAVESVNSVQNLIDMGVFHQMGIGTTIDIPEAIKWYKKASLRNDKISPYNLGEIYFEEKDKGIDNLPAAVYWYGIAQKRKNESAPEKLEIADNERKERIKEIEDNIDFSRLDEYVRLMIPLEIYDEEEVDSYLRDFYDVCRRRTDSLPMLNGIAPEYVECKYLPKELYSLTADWIGGVDAAKALGIRCDRVINDDEDVFPYCSMGMGRRLAEEAALLWLRIKAKYPDKFSGVTILDQVQLLDIAEHEDDLNLQAVLLSVVSVALSIESAFTTNLKLVSEISNNESLQSWGDAFYSGTDDLVRSYAIAKQLYQQVDSAVAKERIEAIDNNVKFYSED, encoded by the coding sequence ATGAGTGATGTATTCATAAGCTATTCGCGCAAGGATTCCGAAATTGTAGACCGCATAGAGCAGGAGTTGGATAAATACGGCATAACGAGCTTTATCGACCGCTCGGCAATCGATTTAGGCGATGACTTTGCTGAAGTCATTGCAAAAGCTTTGTTTGAATGTCAGATAGTGCTGTTTGTATGGTCGGAAAATTCAAATCAATCGGAGAATACCGCCAATGAGATAGCGCTGGCCATTGACTTTGAAAAGACCATAGTGTCGTTTAAGATTGGCACGTTCAAGTCGGATTATAAACTGGCTTATCGATTGGTGAGGTTCAACCGCATTGACGCTGTGCCATTCAATGAGGATAAAATCGTTGAACTTGGCAAGAAACTGTCGCAACAACTTGGTAAAAAGCTGAAAGAGAGGCCGGAGGCCAGGAATGTCGATAAAGTCCGGGAGAGCGACAATGCAAAACCGTCCATCGATAAGAGTTTGCCAAAAAATGCTGATGAGTCGAAATATGAATCGTCCTATAAATTCGGCAAGAGCGCTCTTTTGGAATTCGATTTACCTTCAGCATTTTCCGATCTTCTGGAACCCGCATTGAACGACTACAAGGATTCGCGGGAATTGGTTGCCGGAATAGTCGATTACCGTTCTCGAATATGGAGCATTCCCGATGCGGAGTTTGACTGCGTTGAAAAGCAGGCCGATAATGGTAATTCATACGCGGCATTCATTATGTCGTGTTATTATAAGAATAAGCACGTTGACAACGAAAAGTCGTATAGATATGCTAAAGAGTCATCGGAAAAGAATGATTCATTCGGCATATACTCCTTGTGCAAATGCTATGCTATAGGCATTGGAGTGGAGAAGGATCTCCCCACTTATCTATCGCTGTTGAAGAGATCGATAAAGGCGGGAAATAATAGGGCAATTCTTTATCTTGCAAAGGAAACATTATTTGGATGGTCGGCAAGGCCGAATCCGTTGAAGGGAATAGAATTGCTTAAAAAGGCTGTTGAAGCCAATATCCCTGAGGCATACTCGGTTATGGGGCAAATGTATTGGGAAGGAAATGATATACCTCAAGATATGGATAAGGCTGTTGAATGTTATAACAAAGCAATATCATTGGGATATATGGAAGCATACGCTGATATGTCCAACCTATATATGTATGAGCCAAATACATTTAAAACAAAAGATCCTCAAAAAGGTATCGAGTGGCTGATGAAAGGAGCCGAATATGAAGAGCCGTCATGCTTGTCGGCCATTGCATTATGTTATTATTTTGGTACCGGTGTAGCCCAGAATTATTCAAATGCATTGAAATGGTTCCGCAAAGCAGCCGGTGCGGGTGATGGATTTTCTTGCTATTTCATTGGGGTCATGTATTATAATGGCGAAGGTGTAGATGAGGATGATAAACTTGCATGGGATTGGTTTAAGCGTGGAGCGGCAATGTTTCAATCCAATTGTTTTTATATGCTCGGCGTAATGTGTCGTGACTCAAACTCACCTGAGGGCAAAAATGAAGCTTGTATAAAATATTTTGAAGAAGCCGCCAATTTGGGAGGTGTTGGCAGAAAAGAATCGTTGTTAGGGTTATATGAAATATTCCGTACCAAAGAGCTGGAGGATTACATTATCCTAAAAGATTGCAGTAATTTCCAGGAATACAGTTGGGCTCAAAAAGATGATAAAAGAGCGATGAAATACCTTAAACGTGCTGCCGAGAATGAAGATGCCGTGGCAATGTTAAAGTATGGAGTCATTCTTACGGATATCGAACTGCCGTTTTCCGATGAAATTGCCGGTCGTAAATATCTTGAAAAGGCATTGAATGCCGGTAAAATAGAGGCAGCCATAAGACTCGGGTATCTCTATGCCAACGGTGTCGGAGTTCCCATAAAGCTTGAAAAAGCTAAAGAGTACTATAAACAGGCGATTGACGGAGGTGCAGGACCGGTTGCCGATTTGGAATACGGTAAGTTTATAAAGAGCCAATATAATGTTGACGATGATGACGATGAAAAGATTCTTGAAGAGGCCAACGTTTACTTGAAACGTGCCGCCGAAGCAGGATTAAAAGAGGCATACGAGCCTTATTACAGCTCGTTAATGCTTATGAATCTGAGTGGAGATTTAAGTACGTCGCCCAACCAGATAGAGGCATTTAAATATTTGAATAAAGCTGTTGAATCGGTAAACTCAGTACAGAACTTAATCGATATGGGAGTTTTCCATCAAATGGGAATAGGAACAACGATAGACATTCCCGAGGCTATAAAGTGGTATAAAAAGGCTTCGCTCCGCAATGACAAAATATCTCCCTATAATCTCGGGGAAATATACTTTGAAGAAAAAGATAAAGGCATAGACAACCTGCCGGCAGCCGTATATTGGTACGGAATTGCCCAAAAGCGTAAAAACGAGTCAGCTCCCGAAAAATTGGAAATAGCTGATAATGAACGTAAGGAACGAATCAAGGAGATTGAAGATAATATTGATTTTTCACGCCTTGACGAGTATGTAAGGCTGATGATTCCTTTGGAGATTTACGACGAGGAAGAGGTGGACTCTTATTTGCGGGACTTCTATGATGTGTGTCGTCGCCGAACCGACTCTTTGCCTATGCTTAATGGAATTGCGCCCGAATATGTCGAATGTAAATATCTGCCGAAAGAGCTTTATAGCTTGACCGCCGACTGGATTGGCGGGGTTGATGCGGCTAAGGCATTGGGTATACGATGCGACAGGGTGATCAATGATGATGAGGATGTATTCCCTTACTGCAGTATGGGCATGGGACGGAGATTGGCCGAAGAAGCAGCATTATTGTGGCTCAGAATAAAAGCTAAATATCCTGACAAATTTTCAGGTGTGACAATTCTTGACCAAGTGCAATTGTTGGACATTGCGGAGCATGAGGATGATTTGAATTTGCAAGCAGTGTTATTATCGGTAGTTTCGGTAGCGTTATCTATTGAATCGGCTTTTACTACAAATCTAAAGCTTGTGTCGGAGATATCCAATAACGAGTCACTTCAATCATGGGGCGATGCGTTCTATTCAGGTACCGATGATTTAGTGCGCAGCTATGCAATAGCAAAGCAATTGTACCAACAGGTTGACAGCGCGGTAGCAAAAGAACGGATAGAGGCTATAGATAATAATGTCAAGTTTTATTCAGAAGATTAA